From the Daucus carota subsp. sativus chromosome 8, DH1 v3.0, whole genome shotgun sequence genome, one window contains:
- the LOC108197454 gene encoding protein RETICULATA-RELATED 3, chloroplastic: protein MSTMSQLHRLSLPNHYHIFNTNRSIDLIHSNLAFSSPPTCLKLFNSPLPKNQLTHYYLITKVHIPCANIAAAGGSNNDGIGGFGGGGSDGTSGNNDGDDSSSSSNFERFGPVGAFLNGWRSRVAADPQFPFKVLMEEIVGLSACVLGDMASRPNFGLNELDLVFSTLVVCFILNFTLMYILAPTTASSGVALPALFASCPTSHMFEPGPFSVLDRFGTFVYKGIVFAAVGFTAGLVGTALSNGLLALRKNMDPTFETPNEAPRTMLNALTWAAQVGLSANLRYQTLNGVEYVLAKGLPSFAFKTSVIVLRVVNNVMGGMSFVILARLTGSQSSGANESKLVSSEEVEASATGDEKDKLPQDSESSESVHK, encoded by the coding sequence ATGTCAACTATGTCTCAGCTTCACCGCTTATCGCTACCCAATCACTATCACATTTTCAATACCAATAGGTCTATTGATCTTATTCATAGTAATCTTGCTTTCTCTTCCCCACCCACTTGTCTAAAACTCTTTAACTCTCCTCTTCCTAAAAACCAGCTCACCCATTATTATCTCATTACCAAAGTCCATATTCCTTGTGCCAATATCGCTGCTGCTGGTGGTAGCAATAATGATGGTATTGGCGGTTTTGGCGGAGGAGGTAGTGATGGGACGAGCGGCAACAATGATGGAGAtgattcttcctcttcttccaaTTTTGAGAGATTTGGTCCTGTAGGGGCCTTTTTAAATGGTTGGAGGTCTAGAGTGGCTGCTGATCCTCAATTCCCTTTCAAGGTTCTCATGGAGGAGATTGTCGGTTTAAGCGCTTGTGTTCTAGGTGACATGGCCTCTCGCCCGAATTTTGGTTTAAATGAGCTTGATTTGGTCTTCTCAACTCTTGTCGTTTGCTTCATTTTGAATTTCACTCTAATGTATATCTTAGCACCTACAACTGCTTCCTCCGGGGTTGCCCTGCCTGCGCTTTTTGCCAGCTGTCCAACTAGCCACATGTTTGAACCTGGTCCCTTCAGTGTACTTGACCGGTTCGGGACTTTTGTGTATAAAGGAATAGTGTTTGCTGCTGTTGGGTTTACAGCTGGATTAGTTGGAACTGCTCTCTCCAACGGATTACTTGCGTTGAGGAAGAATATGGATCCAACTTTTGAAACTCCTAACGAGGCTCCACGTACAATGTTAAATGCTCTTACTTGGGCAGCACAGGTGGGTCTTAGTGCTAACTTAAGATATCAGACCCTCAATGGTGTTGAGTATGTGCTGGCCAAGGGACTTCCATCATTCGCATTCAAGACTTCTGTAATTGTTTTGAGGGTTGTGAATAATGTAATGGGTGGAATGTCTTTTGTGATACTTGCAAGGCTGACAGGATCACAAAGCTCTGGTGCTAATGAAAGCAAGCTGGTCAGTAGTGAAGAGGTGGAAGCATCCGCAACTGGTGATGAGAAAGACAAATTGCCACAAGATTCTGAGAGCAGCGAATCGGTTCACAAGTAG
- the LOC108199728 gene encoding probable inactive receptor kinase At5g58300 isoform X1: MKLQYVLILHFLVLYVSILGTVADLKSDKEALLDFIAAVPHSRKLNWTSASSVCRSWVGITCSENESGGVLSLRLPGMGLSGPIPANTLGMMKALTIISLRSNGLTGSLPADIVSLPSLRYIYLQKNNFSGDIPSSLSVKLEIIDLSFNSFTGSIPSAVQNLTDLTGLSLQNNFLTGSIPVLKPPKLEHLNLSNNQLNGSVPISLQKFPASSFQGNTWLCGAPLNQCLYLTPSPSPSPSFLQPIPPPTYFPISPTASVPFPKSKRSLSTGSVIAIAVAASAGSLLLFLTIVLYCLKKPNVREGRIISKGKAFIIGRGVKPNTDSGSGVQEAERNKLVFFDDCPHNFNLEDLLRASAEVLGKGSYGTTYKAILEDGTIVVVKRLKDVAIGKKEFEQQMGTIGSIRQHQNVVSLRAYYYSKDEKLLVYDYIPIASLSTLLHGNQDSGITLDWVSRVKVSLGSAKGFAHIHSAAAGKLVHGNIKSSNILLTHDLDGCISDFGLSPLHGSAIIPLKSAGYRAPEVIVTKEATQKSDVYSFGVLLLEILTGKAPVQYPGHDDVVDLPCWVQSIVREEWTAEVFDAELIKYHDIEEEMVKMLEIAMTCVATLPEMRPNMQEVAELIEKIRTQDTTSRHSSEDNKSTP, translated from the exons ATGAAGCTACAATATGTATTAATCCTACATTTCCTTGTACTGTATGTTTCAATATTAGGTACTGTTGCTGACCTCAAGTCAGATAAAGAAGCTCTGCTTGACTTCATTGCTGCTGTCCCTCACAGCCGAAAACTTAACTGGACTAGTGCTTCTTCAGTCTGTAGATCTTGGGTTGGTATCACTTGTTCAGAAAATGAAAGTGGAGGAGTACTTTCGCTGCGTCTCCCTGGCATGGGATTATCTGGCCCCATTCCAGCCAATACTCTTGGGATGATGAAAGCACTCACTATTATTAGCCTCCGATCCAATGGCCTTACAGGAAGTCTTCCAGCTGATATCGTTTCCCTCCCTTCACTCCGCTACATATACCTTCAGAAAAACAATTTTTCAGGGGATATTCCTTCTTCTTTATCCGTCAAACTTGAAATCATTGATCTTTCTTTCAATTCCTTTACAGGAAGCATTCCAAGTGCTGTTCAGAATTTGACAGATCTTACTGGGTTGAGCCTACAGAACAACTTCCTCACGGGGTCCATACCTGTACTTAAACCTCCTAAACTTGAGCATTTGAATTTAAGTAATAACCAGCTTAATGGTTCCGTTCCAATTTCCCTCCAGAAGTTCCCAGCTTCATCTTTCCAAGGGAACACTTGGTTATGCGGGGCACCTCTGAATCAGTGCCTCTATCTTACCCCGTCACCGTCTCCCTCCCCAAGCTTTTTACAGCCTATTCCTCCTCCAACTTACTTCCCCATCTCACCAACTGCTTCTGTTCCATTCCCGAAGTCCAAGAGATCATTGAGCACGGGGTCAGTTATTGCCATTGCAGTCGCGGCATCTGCAGGTTCTTTGTTGCTATTCCTAACTATAGTTTTGTATTGTTTGAAGAAACCAAATGTCCGAGAAGGTAGAATTATATCAAAAGGGAAGGCCTTTATTATTGGGAGGGGTGTGAAGCCAAACACGGACTCTGGAAGTGGGGTGCAAGAGGCAGAGAGGAACAAATTAGTTTTCTTCGACGACTGCCCTCATAATTTTAATCTTGAAGATTTACTGAGAGCCTCCGCTGAAGTGTTAGGAAAGGGAAGCTATGGAACTACCTATAAAGCTATCTTAGAGGACGGAACAATAGTGGTTGTGAAGAGGCTAAAAGATGTAGCTATCGGGAAAAAAGAGTTTGAGCAACAGATGGGAACTATTGGGAGCATAAGGCAGCATCAGAATGTCGTGTCTCTTCGTGCTTATTACTATTCTAAGGATGAGAAACTCCTTGTTTATGACTATATACCTATTGCCAGCTTGTCCACGCTATTACATG GAAATCAGGACTCCGGCATAACACTTGACTGGGTGTCTAGAGTAAAAGTATCCCTTGGATCTGCCAAGGGTTTTGCTCACATTCATTCTGCTGCAGCTGGAAAACTAGTTCACGGCAACATTAAGTCCTCTAATATCCTCCTCACGCACGACCTTGATGGATGCATATCAGATTTTGGCCTGAGTCCTCTTCATGGATCTGCAATTATCCCATTAAAAAGTGCGGGCTACCGAGCACCTGAAGTAATTGTAACTAAAGAAGCTACCCAAAAGTCAGATGTTTACAGCTTTGGCGTTCTCCTGCTTGAAATACTGACAGGCAAAGCACCAGTTCAGTACCCTGGACATGATGATGTCGTCGACCTCCCCTGCTGGGTCCAATCTATTGTTAGGGAAGAATGGACAGCAGAAGTTTTTGATGCTGAGCTTATAAAATATCACGATATTGAAGAAGAGATGGTGAAAATGCTTGAGATCGCAATGACATGTGTTGCAACCCTGCCGGAGATGAGGCCAAATATGCAAGAAGTTGCTGAATTGATTGAAAAAATCCGAACACAAGACACAACAAGCAGACACTCGTCAGAGGATAACAAGAGTACCCCTTGA
- the LOC108199728 gene encoding probable inactive receptor kinase At5g58300 isoform X2, translating to MGLSGPIPANTLGMMKALTIISLRSNGLTGSLPADIVSLPSLRYIYLQKNNFSGDIPSSLSVKLEIIDLSFNSFTGSIPSAVQNLTDLTGLSLQNNFLTGSIPVLKPPKLEHLNLSNNQLNGSVPISLQKFPASSFQGNTWLCGAPLNQCLYLTPSPSPSPSFLQPIPPPTYFPISPTASVPFPKSKRSLSTGSVIAIAVAASAGSLLLFLTIVLYCLKKPNVREGRIISKGKAFIIGRGVKPNTDSGSGVQEAERNKLVFFDDCPHNFNLEDLLRASAEVLGKGSYGTTYKAILEDGTIVVVKRLKDVAIGKKEFEQQMGTIGSIRQHQNVVSLRAYYYSKDEKLLVYDYIPIASLSTLLHGNQDSGITLDWVSRVKVSLGSAKGFAHIHSAAAGKLVHGNIKSSNILLTHDLDGCISDFGLSPLHGSAIIPLKSAGYRAPEVIVTKEATQKSDVYSFGVLLLEILTGKAPVQYPGHDDVVDLPCWVQSIVREEWTAEVFDAELIKYHDIEEEMVKMLEIAMTCVATLPEMRPNMQEVAELIEKIRTQDTTSRHSSEDNKSTP from the exons ATGGGATTATCTGGCCCCATTCCAGCCAATACTCTTGGGATGATGAAAGCACTCACTATTATTAGCCTCCGATCCAATGGCCTTACAGGAAGTCTTCCAGCTGATATCGTTTCCCTCCCTTCACTCCGCTACATATACCTTCAGAAAAACAATTTTTCAGGGGATATTCCTTCTTCTTTATCCGTCAAACTTGAAATCATTGATCTTTCTTTCAATTCCTTTACAGGAAGCATTCCAAGTGCTGTTCAGAATTTGACAGATCTTACTGGGTTGAGCCTACAGAACAACTTCCTCACGGGGTCCATACCTGTACTTAAACCTCCTAAACTTGAGCATTTGAATTTAAGTAATAACCAGCTTAATGGTTCCGTTCCAATTTCCCTCCAGAAGTTCCCAGCTTCATCTTTCCAAGGGAACACTTGGTTATGCGGGGCACCTCTGAATCAGTGCCTCTATCTTACCCCGTCACCGTCTCCCTCCCCAAGCTTTTTACAGCCTATTCCTCCTCCAACTTACTTCCCCATCTCACCAACTGCTTCTGTTCCATTCCCGAAGTCCAAGAGATCATTGAGCACGGGGTCAGTTATTGCCATTGCAGTCGCGGCATCTGCAGGTTCTTTGTTGCTATTCCTAACTATAGTTTTGTATTGTTTGAAGAAACCAAATGTCCGAGAAGGTAGAATTATATCAAAAGGGAAGGCCTTTATTATTGGGAGGGGTGTGAAGCCAAACACGGACTCTGGAAGTGGGGTGCAAGAGGCAGAGAGGAACAAATTAGTTTTCTTCGACGACTGCCCTCATAATTTTAATCTTGAAGATTTACTGAGAGCCTCCGCTGAAGTGTTAGGAAAGGGAAGCTATGGAACTACCTATAAAGCTATCTTAGAGGACGGAACAATAGTGGTTGTGAAGAGGCTAAAAGATGTAGCTATCGGGAAAAAAGAGTTTGAGCAACAGATGGGAACTATTGGGAGCATAAGGCAGCATCAGAATGTCGTGTCTCTTCGTGCTTATTACTATTCTAAGGATGAGAAACTCCTTGTTTATGACTATATACCTATTGCCAGCTTGTCCACGCTATTACATG GAAATCAGGACTCCGGCATAACACTTGACTGGGTGTCTAGAGTAAAAGTATCCCTTGGATCTGCCAAGGGTTTTGCTCACATTCATTCTGCTGCAGCTGGAAAACTAGTTCACGGCAACATTAAGTCCTCTAATATCCTCCTCACGCACGACCTTGATGGATGCATATCAGATTTTGGCCTGAGTCCTCTTCATGGATCTGCAATTATCCCATTAAAAAGTGCGGGCTACCGAGCACCTGAAGTAATTGTAACTAAAGAAGCTACCCAAAAGTCAGATGTTTACAGCTTTGGCGTTCTCCTGCTTGAAATACTGACAGGCAAAGCACCAGTTCAGTACCCTGGACATGATGATGTCGTCGACCTCCCCTGCTGGGTCCAATCTATTGTTAGGGAAGAATGGACAGCAGAAGTTTTTGATGCTGAGCTTATAAAATATCACGATATTGAAGAAGAGATGGTGAAAATGCTTGAGATCGCAATGACATGTGTTGCAACCCTGCCGGAGATGAGGCCAAATATGCAAGAAGTTGCTGAATTGATTGAAAAAATCCGAACACAAGACACAACAAGCAGACACTCGTCAGAGGATAACAAGAGTACCCCTTGA
- the LOC108199729 gene encoding serine/threonine-protein kinase STN8, chloroplastic — protein MVSSLLLPPSSSSTLHQNSSLISFTPSRPAAAATAFPYHLSTTLAKHCKRNPLRCNNAFLDNISDLLLDNNLHLDQTPVFQSGYAQFQRFSAQLPDDEKWGVVLLGGIVWLYLTARPGVLVGAIDAYFLAPLQKGIDILLGYRSLNRTNFIVQNKLGEGSFGVVYAGLLVPKNVSIEETTRKRGNRKSLEKDSRFKDKVILKKVKLGVQGAAECGEFEEWFNYRLSRAAPETCAPFLGSFVADKTNTQFIKGEKWLVWKYEGDLDLADYMKDRSFPLNLETVMFGRVLKGADSTKRNALIIKQILRQIITSLKKIHNTGIVHRDVKPANLVVTKKGQIKLIDFGAAADLRIGKNYVPNRGLLDPDYCPPELYVLPEETPTPPPEPIAALLSPILWQLNSPDLFDLYSAGIVLLQMAVPSLRSSAGLKNFNSELKTVGYDLNKWREKTRSRPDLSILDIDSSRGWDLATKLISERGFLRRGRLSAAAALRHPYFLLGGDQAAAVLSKLSLTK, from the exons ATGGTTTCTTCTCTGCTGCTTCCCCCAAGTAGTTCCTCAACTCTCCATCAAAACTCCAGCCTCATTTCTTTCACTCCTTCAAGACCAGCAGCGGCAGCAACAGCATTCCCCTACCACCTTTCCACCACCCTCGCAAAACACTGCAAAAGAAACCCTTTGAGGTGCAACAATGCTTTCCTTGACAACATTTCTGATTTGTTGTTAGACAACAATCTTCATCTTGACCAAACCCCAGTTTTTCAGTCAGGGTATGCTCAGTTTCAGAGATTCTCTGCGCAATTACCTGATGATGAGAAATGGGGAGTCGTTCTTCTTGGTGGTATTGTTTGGCTTTACTTAACTGCTAGACCTGGTGTTCTTGTTGGTGCCATTGATGCATATTTTCTTGCTCCTCTCCAGAAAGGCATTGACATTTTACTTGGATACAGGAGCTTAAACAGGACTAATTTCATTGTACAAAACAAATTGGGAGAAGGATCTTTTGGTGTTGTTTATGCTGGCCTCCTTGTGCCTAAGAACGTGTCCATCGAAGAAACAACCCGAAAAAGAGGTAACAGGAAATCTTTGGAGAAGGATTCCAGGTTCAAGGACAAGGTTATTCTTAAAAAG GTTAAACTTGGAGTTCAAGGCGCTGCAGAGTGTGGAGAATTCGAGGAATGGTTTAATTACAGGTTATCAAGAGCAGCTCCAGAGACATGTGCTCCATTTCTTGGAAGCTTTGTTGCTGATAAAACGAATACACAGTTCATTAAGGGTGAAAAATGGCTTGTGTGGAAATATGAG GGAGATCTAGACCTTGCTGATTACATGAAAGATCGTAGCTTCCCTTTGAATCTGGAAACTGTTATGTTTGGTCGTGTCTTGAAAGGAGCGGATTCTACTAAGCGTAATGCATTAATTATCAAACAGATACTGCGGCAGATAATTACTTCACTAAAGAAAATCCACAACACGGGTATTGTACACCGTGATGTAAAGCCAGCCAATTTGGTTGTGACAAAGAAGGGACAGATAAAGCTCATAGATTTCGGGGCAGCTGCTGATCTTCGGATAGGCAAGAACTATGTACCAAACCGCGGTCTGCTTGACCCTGATTACTGTCCACCTGAATTATACGTACTTCCTGAAGAAACACCAACTCCACCACCAGAGCCGATTGCTGCTCTTCTTTCTCCGATCCTGTGGCAG TTAAACAGTCCAGACTTATTCGACCTATATTCTGCTGGGATAGTACTCCTGCAAATGGCAGTGCCAAGTTTGAGATCAAGTGCAGGcttaaagaattttaattcagaGCTAAAGACCGTGGGGTACGACTTAAACAAGTGGAGGGAAAAGACTCGATCAAGACCTGACCTGAGTATTCTTGATATTGACTCAAGCAGAGGCTGGGATTTGGCCACAAAGCTTATTTCAGAGAGGGGTTTCCTTCGCAGGGGGCGTTTATCTGCGGCGGCTGCTCTGAGGCATCCATATTTTTTGTTAGGTGGCGACCAGGCGGCTGCAGTTCTCTCCAAACTTAGCTTAACAAAGTAG